The Taeniopygia guttata chromosome 27, bTaeGut7.mat, whole genome shotgun sequence region CTGTCCCGGCCGGACCCCCCCTGTcctcccagcccggcccggcccctcccGGCCCGATTAGGCCGGACTTTGGGGCTAATTCCCAGCACCTGACCGGCTTAGGCCGCTGAGTCCATTATCAGCTCAGCCGCCGGgcatctgctgctctgggggcGCAGAGCCGGCCCGCAGCCTCCCCGCTGCCCTCCATGGGGCTCTGAGCGGCCCCAGGTgagtgttttgggggttttcccccGGTTTGGGAGCTCAGGGGGctgctggtgtccccaggggtggcTGGGCACATGGGGGTTgttgtgggaaaaaaatgattTGTGTTTCCCCGACCTCCACGTCCCAAAAACTCTCAGGGGAGCCCAAATAACGGAGCTCAGGGCGATGGAGGAGCCGTGCGAAATGAAAGCTGAGATGTGTTTTGTTCCTTAGAAAAGCTGGGAGATGTTCCAGGCAGCgctcagggatgtgctggggggGTCACAATCCTATTGGCACGCAGCAATGATCCCAAAAATCAATACCTGAAATAATCCCTCAGTTCCAGGGCACCATGGCTCAGGACATGACCgagaaggagctgctgaagaTGGAGCTGGACCAGCTGAAGAAGGAGGTGAAGAACGAGAGGCAGATGGTGAGTTCCTCACTGCAGGGAGGGAAAcggggggaaggaaaagaaccCGGGCCCTGAAATCCAccccagggaaggaaaggaacCCCAGCCCTGAAATCCAccccagggaaggaaaggaacCCCGGGCCCCGAAATCCACctcagggaaggaaaggaacCCCGGGCCTGAAATCCAcctcagggaaggaaaagaaccCCGGCCCTGAAATGCAccccagggaaggaaaggaacCCCGGGCCCTGAAATGCAcccccagagccaggcaggagcaccCACGCTGCCCCTAaagctctgggatgctctggggcGCCCCAGGGATGGTTTTGGGATGCTCTGGCACATcccagggctggttttgggaCGTCCCAGGGGCAGTTTTGGGAGCCCCCAGGGATTATTTGGGACACCCCGGGGGCCGTTCAGGGacgccccagcccagccccgtgtcccgcTCGCCTGTTGCAACCCTGGGCTGGATCCATGGGCAGATCCCTGGGTGGATTCCCTGGGCCAGATCCCCGAGCCAGATccctgggatggatccctgACTGGATCTCCAGGTGGATCCCTGGGCTGGATTCTCCGGGTGGATCCCTGAGCTGGATCCCTGAGCTGGATCCCTGAGTGGATTCCCTGGGAAGATCCCCATGCAGATCCCTGAGCAGATTCCCATGGTGGATCCTGGGCGGATCCCCTGAAGGATCCCTGGGTGGATTCCCTGGGCAGATCCCCACGCAGATTTCCCTGGTGGATCCCCAGGCAGATCCCCTGGGTGGATCCCTGTGCAGATCCCCTGGCAGATCCCTGGGAGGATTCCCCATGCAGATTCCCTGGGTGGATCCCTGGGTGGATCTCCCGGGTGGATCCCTGTGCATATTCCCCTGGtggatcccagctggatccCCTGGTGGATCCCTGGGTGGGTTTCCCTGGtggatcccagctggatccCGTGCGGATCCCCCGCAGCGGCCGCCTCTCTCCCCGGGCAGGTGTCCAAGACGGGCAAGGAGATGAAGGAGTTCATCGAGTCGATGGCGGGCGAGGACCCGCTGCTGAAGGGCGTCCCCGAGGACAAGAACCCCTTCAAGGAGAAGGGCGGCTGCGCCATCAGCTGAGCCCGGCCCGCGCCCCCCAGTCCCACCCGgcgggaggagaaggagaaacaaccgtgaaaataaaattaaaatagttaAACACCCCCAAAGCCCCACCCCACCCTCCCCCAATGCCGCTGGGGCGCTGCAGCTGAGCTTGGGTTTCCcatgagcaaaaaaaaaataaaaaaaaaataaaaaaaaactaaaaaaaaaaggcaaaacttcTGCATTTTCACATGTTCAGCTCGGAGCCCCGCGGGGATCCCAGCTTTGTGCtttatccccaaaatccccgcgATTCCcgctgggaaggagggagatgCCACCAGCACCGCCTCATCTCCTCCTCAcctccctttttttctgggaaaacttCTGGAAAATCAGCGGTGTGACCACCTGCAGCATCCCCGAGCTCCGCAGGGCTgcagtcctgctgctcccagggcggttttttgggataaattaaaatttaatccCCTGcttgacagaaaaaaaccaaaaaaaaaccaacccaggCACAGCCAGCTCCCAAATTCCGTGGGGTAGGTTCGCTGTTTGGAGAcgttttgctttttttttaaaatccaattccaagattttattttctttatttttttttttccatttaatctTGAGGAAAAACtctcccaaaactgccccaaaccaTCGACCCCAAAAGAGAGGCAGCAGAAATTTGGATTTGGGAGGCCCTCGAGGCGCTGTCCCgctcttcctctcctcctgcccgGTTAAATCCCAAGGAAATCCCTCTGGATCCCACCTGGAATTTTCCTGCCTCTG contains the following coding sequences:
- the GNGT2 gene encoding guanine nucleotide-binding protein G(I)/G(S)/G(O) subunit gamma-T2; its protein translation is MAQDMTEKELLKMELDQLKKEVKNERQMVSKTGKEMKEFIESMAGEDPLLKGVPEDKNPFKEKGGCAIS